From one Trueperella pyogenes genomic stretch:
- a CDS encoding RidA family protein: MTTTISQALADLGLELPDVASPVAAYIPAKRIGDEVRTSGQLPFAAGQLLATGKVGDTVSPEDAQALAAQCALNALAAAAAVVGGVDNLAAVSHVTGFVSSTPDFFGQPGVVNGASELLAKVFGEAGAHTRSAVGVAALPLNAPVEVEITFIAR, translated from the coding sequence ATGACCACTACGATTTCACAAGCCCTGGCCGATCTTGGACTCGAGCTGCCCGATGTGGCTTCGCCAGTGGCAGCTTATATTCCCGCCAAGCGCATCGGCGACGAGGTTCGCACCTCCGGCCAACTCCCCTTCGCAGCTGGCCAGCTCCTGGCAACGGGGAAAGTCGGCGACACGGTTTCTCCCGAGGACGCGCAGGCGCTCGCAGCTCAGTGCGCGCTTAACGCGCTGGCGGCGGCTGCGGCAGTGGTCGGTGGCGTCGATAACCTGGCAGCGGTGTCACACGTAACCGGTTTCGTCTCCTCCACCCCCGACTTTTTCGGTCAACCTGGCGTTGTTAACGGCGCCTCCGAGTTGCTAGCCAAGGTTTTCGGCGAGGCCGGAGCTCACACCCGATCCGCAGTGGGTGTGGCTGCACTCCCGCTGAACGCACCCGTGGAAGTGGAAATCACTTTTATCGCTCGGTAG
- a CDS encoding WhiB family transcriptional regulator, translated as MTQVYEDQTWAVRALCADIDPDSLFVRGSAQADARQMCFSCPVRIECLADALDSNMSFGIWGGMTERERRALVRRFPNVTDWWEYLTQSDDPVAVELRAGRIPRLSRRPAAR; from the coding sequence ATGACGCAGGTATATGAGGATCAGACTTGGGCAGTGCGGGCACTATGCGCTGACATCGATCCAGATTCGCTTTTTGTCCGTGGCTCTGCACAGGCCGATGCGCGCCAAATGTGTTTCTCCTGCCCGGTTCGGATTGAGTGCCTCGCCGATGCGCTCGATTCGAATATGTCTTTCGGCATCTGGGGCGGTATGACTGAGCGGGAACGCCGGGCGCTCGTGCGCCGTTTTCCAAATGTGACGGATTGGTGGGAATACCTCACTCAGTCGGACGATCCGGTAGCTGTTGAGCTTCGCGCGGGGCGCATCCCACGCCTATCCCGGCGCCCTGCGGCGCGATAA